In the genome of Myxococcus stipitatus, one region contains:
- a CDS encoding CHAP domain-containing protein, producing MRWLTLMGWLAMMATGCATPSNRLEPWLDSYAVRYRSASPPAFPREALSSAVASSAEPKKAPPARRTPTRATAAKPPKGRPATVAASTTAPRAISPQARATVLAAARSVVGKPQVTFDGRKYPADCTGLIEGVYAQAGLSFRGTLKPGDNGVTALYRYARTHGRVYENGRPVPGDLVFFRETYDQNRDGRRNDGLTHVGIVEDVDARGTVTVIHRVNRGVVRYRMNLDRPHLPRDPKTGEVLNDLLRHPGPNRDPVLTGQLFSAYGSVLPMSPAPKKPAPIPVALR from the coding sequence ATGCGGTGGCTCACGCTGATGGGATGGCTCGCGATGATGGCGACCGGATGCGCCACCCCCTCCAACCGCCTGGAGCCGTGGCTGGACTCGTATGCCGTCCGCTACCGCTCCGCCTCCCCGCCCGCCTTCCCGAGGGAGGCCCTGTCGAGCGCGGTGGCGTCCTCCGCCGAGCCCAAGAAGGCGCCCCCCGCCCGGCGCACGCCTACGCGCGCCACCGCGGCGAAGCCTCCGAAGGGCAGGCCCGCCACCGTGGCCGCGAGCACGACTGCCCCTCGTGCCATCTCCCCCCAGGCCCGCGCGACGGTGCTCGCCGCGGCCCGCTCCGTGGTCGGCAAGCCCCAGGTCACCTTCGACGGACGCAAGTACCCGGCGGACTGCACCGGCCTCATCGAGGGCGTCTATGCCCAGGCGGGACTGTCCTTCCGAGGCACCCTCAAGCCCGGCGACAACGGCGTCACGGCGCTCTACCGCTACGCTCGCACCCATGGCCGCGTGTACGAGAACGGCCGCCCCGTGCCCGGAGACCTCGTCTTCTTCCGCGAGACGTATGACCAGAACCGCGACGGCCGCCGCAACGACGGCCTCACCCACGTCGGCATCGTCGAGGACGTGGACGCCCGAGGCACCGTCACCGTCATCCACCGGGTGAACCGAGGCGTCGTGCGCTACCGCATGAACCTGGACCGCCCTCACCTGCCTCGGGACCCGAAGACGGGCGAAGTCCTCAATGACTTGCTCCGTCACCCGGGCCCCAACCGGGACCCCGTCCTCACCGGGCAGCTCTTCTCCGCCTACGGAAGCGTGCTGCCCATGTCTCCCGCGCCGAAGAAGCCCGCCCCCATCCCGGTGGCCCTCCGGTAG
- a CDS encoding glycosyltransferase family 2 protein, protein MAEVFFWCAALLLAHTYFLYPLSLFVLDGVAQVAQNIRAMRGHDADEDLTASRSPAPSVSLVVAAYNEASCIEQKLENSLAFDYPAERFEVLIGSDGSTDGTDEHVLRCQDERVRLSPAPRAGKTTVLNRCIPAARGDIVVLSDANTMIEPDAVQKLVRHFDDPEVGAVCGKLRLFNPTKKDYEESAYWSYESLIKLYEGRRGAVVGANGGLYAIRRTLFTQLPPSTIVDDFVIPLRILEKGYKVVYEEGAVAHEETTEDYGKEFGRRARIAAGNFQSLRMVPGLLLPTAGFPAFAFWSHKLLRWFAPALMGVALVANLFLLDSVFYRFTLLAQGLFYALAYLGKVGALKRGTAKRVASVAYYFVTMNLAIVVGFWRFLRNSQRAAWDRTARAS, encoded by the coding sequence ATGGCGGAAGTCTTCTTCTGGTGCGCCGCATTACTGCTCGCACACACATACTTTCTGTACCCGTTGAGCCTCTTCGTGCTGGATGGGGTCGCGCAGGTGGCGCAGAACATCCGGGCGATGCGGGGGCATGACGCGGACGAGGACCTCACGGCCAGCCGCTCGCCGGCGCCCTCCGTGAGCCTGGTCGTCGCCGCGTACAACGAGGCGTCGTGCATCGAGCAGAAGCTGGAGAACAGCCTCGCCTTCGACTATCCCGCCGAGCGCTTCGAGGTGCTGATCGGCTCGGATGGCTCGACGGATGGGACGGACGAGCACGTCCTCCGGTGCCAGGATGAGCGGGTGCGTCTGTCCCCGGCGCCGCGCGCGGGCAAGACGACGGTGCTCAATCGCTGCATTCCCGCGGCCCGAGGCGACATCGTGGTGCTCTCGGACGCGAACACGATGATCGAGCCGGACGCCGTCCAGAAGCTGGTGCGCCACTTCGACGACCCGGAGGTGGGGGCCGTCTGCGGCAAGCTGCGGCTCTTCAATCCGACGAAGAAGGACTACGAGGAGAGCGCGTACTGGAGCTACGAATCCCTCATCAAGCTGTACGAGGGGCGCCGAGGCGCCGTCGTAGGCGCCAACGGCGGGCTGTATGCCATCCGCCGCACGCTCTTCACCCAGCTCCCACCGTCCACCATCGTGGATGACTTCGTCATCCCGCTGCGCATCCTCGAGAAGGGCTACAAGGTCGTCTACGAAGAGGGCGCCGTGGCCCACGAGGAGACGACGGAGGACTACGGCAAGGAGTTCGGTCGCCGAGCGAGAATCGCCGCCGGCAACTTCCAGAGCCTCCGCATGGTGCCGGGGCTCCTGCTCCCCACCGCGGGCTTCCCGGCGTTCGCGTTCTGGTCCCACAAGCTCCTGCGCTGGTTCGCGCCGGCGTTGATGGGGGTCGCGCTGGTGGCCAACCTGTTCCTGCTCGACAGCGTGTTCTACCGCTTCACCTTGCTGGCGCAGGGGCTGTTCTATGCGCTGGCGTACCTGGGGAAGGTGGGGGCGTTGAAGCGGGGCACGGCGAAGCGGGTGGCCTCGGTGGCGTACTACTTCGTCACGATGAACCTGGCCATCGTCGTGGGCTTCTGGCGCTTCCTGCGCAACTCGCAGCGCGCCGCGTGGGACCGCACGGCTCGGGCCTCCTGA
- a CDS encoding ComEA family DNA-binding protein — MARRTAALAVVALGVMGMGAVVRSRWPDSASALDCPPELVRLRVDGVATCGEGELPTGARALALGRRLDLNVASAEELALLPGVGASLARSLVEAREVAGGFGSWEAVDEVPGVGAARLKTLQSATVLGAAPDTGAVW; from the coding sequence GTGGCGAGGCGCACCGCGGCGCTCGCGGTCGTGGCGTTGGGGGTGATGGGGATGGGGGCGGTGGTGCGCTCGCGTTGGCCGGATTCCGCGTCAGCGCTGGATTGTCCTCCTGAGCTGGTGAGGCTGCGCGTGGATGGCGTGGCCACGTGTGGGGAGGGTGAGCTTCCGACGGGGGCTCGGGCGTTGGCGTTGGGGAGGAGGTTGGACCTCAACGTCGCCTCGGCGGAGGAGCTGGCGTTGTTGCCGGGGGTGGGGGCTTCGCTCGCGAGGAGTCTGGTGGAGGCTCGCGAGGTGGCGGGAGGGTTCGGGAGTTGGGAGGCGGTGGACGAGGTGCCTGGAGTGGGGGCTGCCCGGTTGAAGACCCTCCAGTCAGCCACGGTGCTGGGGGCGGCGCCCGATACAGGGGCTGTGTGGTAA
- a CDS encoding aspartate kinase: protein MALIVQKYGGTSVGDTERMKNVARRCLAAQRAGHDVVVVVSAMSGETNRLLKLVAQITDRPDEREQDVVVATGEQVSIGLVAMAIHAQGGKATSFLGHQVRIVTDSTFSKARIKSIDAQPIRSALAKGHIVVVAGFQGVDEEGSVTTLGRGGSDTTAVAVAAALQADACEIYTDVDGVYTTDPNMVPAARKLERIAYEEMLELASVGAKVLQIRSVEFAMKYKVPLWVKSSFSQDPGTLVCEEDKSMEDVLVRGVAYDRNEAKITVSGVPDVPGIAAKIFGPLDEKHIVVDLIVQNPSKDGRTDLTFTVGKSDFAKAQEVVRKAAAEIQALGIETDDNIAKVSIVGVGMRNHSGVAARMFAALSSEGINIQMISTSEIKVSCVVHSKYTELAVRALHTAFGLDQPLPPEGVVTVSETAALKGEKV from the coding sequence GTGGCACTCATCGTCCAGAAGTACGGTGGTACCTCCGTGGGTGACACCGAGCGGATGAAGAACGTCGCTCGTCGGTGTCTGGCTGCTCAGCGTGCGGGGCACGACGTGGTCGTCGTCGTCTCCGCCATGTCCGGGGAGACGAACCGGCTGCTCAAACTCGTGGCGCAGATAACCGACCGGCCGGACGAGCGCGAGCAGGACGTGGTGGTGGCCACCGGCGAGCAGGTCTCCATCGGCCTGGTGGCCATGGCCATCCATGCGCAGGGCGGCAAGGCGACGAGCTTCCTGGGGCACCAGGTCCGCATCGTCACCGACAGCACCTTCTCCAAGGCGCGCATCAAGAGCATCGACGCGCAGCCCATCCGCTCGGCGCTGGCCAAGGGCCACATCGTCGTGGTGGCGGGGTTCCAGGGCGTGGACGAGGAGGGGAGCGTCACGACGCTGGGGCGTGGAGGCTCGGACACGACGGCGGTGGCGGTGGCCGCCGCGCTCCAGGCGGATGCCTGTGAGATCTACACGGACGTCGACGGAGTCTATACGACGGACCCGAACATGGTTCCCGCCGCGCGCAAGCTGGAGCGCATCGCCTATGAGGAGATGCTGGAGCTGGCGAGCGTGGGCGCGAAGGTGCTGCAGATCCGCTCTGTCGAGTTCGCCATGAAGTACAAGGTGCCGCTCTGGGTGAAGTCTTCGTTCTCCCAGGATCCGGGCACCCTCGTTTGCGAGGAGGACAAGTCCATGGAGGACGTGCTGGTCCGCGGCGTGGCGTATGACCGGAACGAGGCGAAGATCACCGTCAGCGGGGTGCCGGACGTGCCGGGCATCGCGGCGAAGATCTTCGGGCCGCTCGATGAGAAGCACATCGTGGTGGACCTCATCGTCCAGAACCCGTCGAAGGATGGGCGCACGGACCTGACCTTCACGGTGGGCAAGTCGGACTTCGCCAAGGCGCAGGAGGTGGTGCGCAAGGCGGCGGCGGAGATCCAGGCCCTGGGCATCGAGACCGACGACAACATCGCGAAGGTGTCCATCGTCGGCGTGGGCATGCGCAACCACTCGGGTGTGGCGGCGCGGATGTTCGCGGCGCTGTCCTCCGAGGGCATCAACATCCAGATGATCTCCACCTCGGAGATCAAGGTCTCGTGTGTCGTGCACTCCAAGTACACGGAGCTGGCGGTGCGCGCGCTGCATACGGCGTTCGGGCTGGACCAGCCGCTGCCTCCGGAGGGTGTGGTGACCGTGTCGGAGACGGCGGCCCTCAAGGGCGAGAAGGTCTGA
- the hutH gene encoding histidine ammonia-lyase has product MSRPRILIDGDTLTLEQILQVARNEVTVELAPEAAARVRASRALVDRVAAGDTPSYGINTGFGTLAEVRIDKKDLRDLQRNLILSHACGVGTPLPLGEARALLLLRCNVLAKGYSGVRPETLALALEMINRDVVPVVPERGSVGASGDLAPLAHLALVFIGEGEAYFQGQRLPARAALERAGLQPVVLEAKEGLALVNGTQAMCAVGTLLQVRAESLASLADVAGAMTLEGLLGSHKPFIPEIHDIRAHPGQKDCAAHLRRILKGSELVETHVNCSKVQDPYSLRCMPQVHGAAREGLAFARRILEVEVNSATDNPLVFTETERIVSGGNFHGQPISLAMDVVAMALTQLSSISERRVEQLVNPLLSGLPAFLAKNSGLNSGFMIAQVTSAALVAESRVLSHPASVDSIPSSAGREDHVSMGMTAALKGRQVSDFTRSCLAIEMLVAAQALDFRLPVKPGKGALAAYELIRSKVPHMDRDRELHKDIEAVSQLVDSGAIIEAVRSATA; this is encoded by the coding sequence ATGTCGCGCCCTCGAATCCTGATTGACGGTGACACCCTGACGCTGGAGCAGATCCTCCAGGTCGCTCGCAACGAGGTCACCGTGGAGCTGGCCCCCGAGGCCGCCGCCCGCGTTCGCGCCTCTCGAGCCCTCGTCGACCGGGTCGCCGCGGGAGACACCCCGTCCTACGGCATCAACACCGGCTTCGGCACCCTGGCCGAGGTGCGCATCGACAAGAAGGACCTCAGGGACCTGCAACGCAACCTCATCCTCTCTCACGCCTGCGGTGTCGGCACGCCCCTGCCGCTTGGCGAGGCCCGCGCGTTGTTGCTGCTTCGTTGCAACGTGCTCGCCAAGGGCTACTCCGGCGTCCGGCCGGAGACGCTCGCGCTGGCGTTGGAGATGATCAACCGGGACGTCGTCCCCGTCGTCCCCGAGCGCGGCAGCGTCGGCGCGTCGGGTGACCTGGCGCCCCTGGCCCACCTGGCGCTCGTGTTCATCGGCGAGGGAGAGGCCTACTTCCAGGGCCAGCGGCTCCCCGCGCGAGCGGCGCTGGAGCGCGCGGGCCTGCAGCCCGTCGTCCTCGAGGCCAAGGAAGGTCTGGCGCTGGTCAACGGCACCCAGGCCATGTGCGCGGTGGGCACCCTGCTCCAGGTTCGCGCCGAGTCCCTCGCCTCGCTCGCGGACGTCGCCGGCGCCATGACGCTGGAGGGTCTGCTCGGCAGCCACAAGCCGTTCATCCCTGAGATTCACGACATCCGCGCCCATCCCGGCCAGAAGGACTGCGCGGCGCACCTGCGGCGCATCCTGAAGGGCAGCGAGCTGGTGGAGACACACGTCAACTGCAGCAAGGTGCAGGACCCGTACTCGCTGCGCTGCATGCCGCAGGTGCACGGCGCGGCGCGCGAGGGCCTGGCCTTCGCCCGGCGCATCCTCGAGGTGGAGGTCAACAGCGCCACGGACAACCCGCTCGTCTTCACGGAGACGGAGCGCATCGTCTCGGGCGGCAACTTCCACGGCCAGCCCATCTCGCTGGCGATGGACGTGGTGGCCATGGCGCTCACCCAGCTGTCCTCCATCAGCGAGCGGCGCGTGGAGCAGCTGGTGAACCCGCTGCTGTCCGGCCTGCCCGCGTTCCTCGCGAAGAACTCCGGGTTGAACTCGGGCTTCATGATTGCCCAGGTGACCAGCGCGGCGCTCGTGGCCGAGTCGCGCGTGCTCAGCCACCCCGCCTCGGTGGACTCGATTCCGTCGTCCGCGGGCCGCGAGGACCACGTGTCCATGGGCATGACGGCGGCGCTCAAGGGACGCCAGGTGAGCGACTTCACCCGCTCGTGCCTCGCCATCGAAATGCTGGTGGCGGCGCAGGCCCTGGACTTCCGCCTGCCGGTGAAGCCGGGCAAGGGCGCGCTGGCCGCGTACGAGCTCATCCGCTCGAAGGTGCCGCACATGGACCGCGACCGCGAGCTGCACAAGGACATCGAGGCCGTCAGCCAGCTCGTCGACTCCGGCGCCATCATCGAGGCCGTGCGCTCGGCCACCGCGTGA
- a CDS encoding DUF4336 domain-containing protein, translating into MTSGYRESADAPVEWSDGIGLYTPLSTLKPLAENLWWVDGPVARMSMGPVSLPFPTRMGVVRLRTGGLWVWSPTAPTPELFAEVDALGPVEHLVSPNRLHYLAISAWKARYPNATAWASPGVRERARSQGIDVAFDEDLGDEAPSAWAEDLHQLIFRGSRYIEEVVFFHRPSSTLIVADMVLALEPERVRPRLRWLLSLGGAMWPGQTPREVQVTTWGRKARARECFQRMMDWKPQRVVVGHGRCYLDDATARLERAFSWLR; encoded by the coding sequence ATGACATCTGGATACCGCGAGAGCGCGGATGCTCCCGTGGAGTGGTCCGACGGAATCGGTCTCTACACTCCGCTGTCGACCCTCAAGCCGCTGGCGGAGAACCTCTGGTGGGTGGACGGGCCCGTGGCCAGGATGAGCATGGGCCCGGTGTCGCTGCCGTTCCCCACGCGGATGGGGGTGGTCCGGCTGCGCACCGGGGGCTTGTGGGTGTGGTCCCCGACGGCGCCGACGCCCGAGCTGTTCGCGGAGGTCGACGCGCTGGGGCCGGTGGAGCACCTCGTCTCTCCCAACCGGCTCCACTACCTGGCCATCTCCGCCTGGAAGGCGCGCTACCCGAACGCGACGGCGTGGGCCTCTCCGGGTGTCCGTGAGCGCGCCCGCTCCCAAGGCATCGACGTCGCATTCGATGAGGACCTGGGGGACGAGGCCCCGTCAGCGTGGGCGGAGGACCTCCATCAGCTCATCTTCCGAGGCAGCCGCTACATCGAAGAGGTCGTGTTCTTCCACAGGCCTTCTTCGACGCTGATTGTCGCGGACATGGTCCTGGCGCTCGAGCCCGAGCGTGTCAGGCCGCGCTTGCGCTGGCTGTTGTCCCTGGGCGGGGCGATGTGGCCGGGGCAGACGCCTCGCGAGGTCCAGGTGACGACGTGGGGGCGCAAGGCGCGGGCGCGCGAGTGCTTCCAGCGGATGATGGATTGGAAGCCCCAGCGCGTCGTGGTGGGGCATGGCCGGTGCTATCTCGATGACGCGACAGCCCGACTCGAGCGCGCGTTCTCCTGGCTCCGGTGA
- a CDS encoding pirin family protein, translated as MAWKMPEEPFIDGDPGSALETVIVPRTRDLGDGFEVRRALPSSRRRMVGPFIFMDQMGPAILQSGKGLDVRPHPHIGLATVTYLFEGEILHRDTLGKVQAIQPGAVNWMVAGRGIAHSERTPPEVRARGGRLFGIQFWVALPGRHEEDAPSFVHTPAAALPVIQDPGLEVRLIAGEMYGARSPVQTQSALFYADVKLDVGTRIQVPVEHEERGLFVAEGEVEVGGQGYGPGQLLVLRPGAQVVAKGGGASRSRLLLFGGEPMDGPRHIWWNFVSSSKKRIEQAKEDWKAGRMGQVPGETEFIPLPEAEPNVPRYP; from the coding sequence ATGGCTTGGAAGATGCCTGAAGAGCCTTTTATTGATGGAGATCCAGGGTCCGCGCTGGAGACGGTGATTGTTCCCCGGACGAGGGACCTGGGGGATGGGTTCGAGGTGCGCCGGGCCTTGCCTTCGTCGAGGCGGCGGATGGTGGGGCCGTTCATCTTCATGGACCAGATGGGGCCGGCCATCCTCCAGTCGGGGAAGGGGCTGGACGTGCGGCCTCATCCCCACATCGGACTGGCGACGGTGACGTATCTCTTCGAGGGAGAGATTCTTCACCGCGACACGTTGGGAAAGGTCCAGGCGATCCAGCCCGGCGCGGTGAACTGGATGGTTGCGGGGCGCGGCATCGCGCATTCGGAGCGCACCCCGCCGGAGGTGCGGGCTCGCGGCGGCCGGCTGTTTGGCATTCAGTTCTGGGTCGCGCTCCCTGGACGCCACGAGGAAGACGCACCTTCGTTTGTCCATACACCCGCGGCGGCCTTGCCGGTCATTCAAGACCCAGGGTTGGAAGTGCGCCTCATCGCGGGAGAGATGTATGGGGCGCGTTCGCCAGTCCAGACGCAGTCGGCGCTCTTCTATGCGGATGTAAAGCTTGACGTGGGAACGCGAATCCAGGTGCCCGTCGAGCATGAGGAGCGTGGGCTCTTCGTCGCGGAGGGGGAGGTGGAGGTCGGGGGACAGGGCTATGGCCCGGGGCAGCTCCTGGTGCTTCGTCCGGGTGCGCAAGTGGTGGCGAAGGGCGGAGGGGCGTCGCGCTCGCGGCTGCTGCTCTTCGGGGGCGAGCCCATGGACGGACCGCGTCACATCTGGTGGAACTTCGTGTCGAGCTCGAAGAAGCGCATCGAGCAGGCCAAGGAGGACTGGAAGGCGGGCCGGATGGGCCAGGTCCCTGGCGAGACGGAGTTCATCCCGCTGCCCGAGGCCGAGCCGAATGTGCCTCGGTATCCCTGA
- a CDS encoding beta-propeller fold lactonase family protein: MKPKRRCQHLRLTLNPTKIQRSLSPSAAGGGREPQLSLEGVLRITHTSVHLGISRVIVTALLLAGGLLGGEASAAHFTVFESGQVRPLALSPDGKLLFAVNTPDNRLEIFRIGNSGLSHRGSVPVGLEPVAVAARTNEEVWVVNHLSDSVSVVRVNDEGQGGVVTRTLLVGDEPRDIVFAGHGRRRAFITAAHRGQNAPFNPQLTTPGIGRADVWVFDSDNLGNTLGGSPLNILTFFADTPRALAVTPDGSRVYAAAFHSGNRTTALHENAVPDGGEAAGGVPGPNTNYAGVPAHETSIILKQEGQEWLDSLGRSWTSKVRFTLPDKDVFAINAMANPPAPVTGPGGVYSGVGTILFNMAVNPANGKVYVSNTDARNDLRFEGPGTFAGSSLRGHLHESRITVLGASSVTPRHLNKHIDYSACCAPTPNAESEKSLAQPTGMAVTSDGSTLYVAAFGSSKLGIYSTAALETDTFVPSSANHIELTGGGPTGLVLDESRRRIYVLTRFDNAISVVNTTTRQEIAHLRMYNPEPRSVVEGRPFLYDARNSSSHGDSSCGSCHIFGDFDSLSWNLGNPDLDVKANPNPVVPNLPEFGDDPTFGQDTSFHPMKGPLSTQSLRGMANHGPMHWRGDRNGGFTAPSAQPNSGAFNEAEGFKQFNPAFIDLLGRSAQLPPEQMQKFADFILQVAYPPNPIRNLDNVLTPAQQAGRDFFVNTTSFFHGACAACHVIDPNGNPGEGPFKGFFGSDGRSSFDVSTFFPRVPHLRNAYQKVGMFGTPVVFGKQPIDPFMGDQIRGFGFNSDGSIPTLFNFGSGFDFDPIQNAVGIPNTPEGHAIKKNMEQFMLAFDTNLAPIVGQQVTLTAGLSAIAGPRINLMLARANAGECELVAKGRFGPHEAGFLYAGGGQFTVDRANVGPVSDANLRAAATANGGTLTYTCVPPGSGVRIGIDRDLDGALDGDERRVGTDPADPLSHP; encoded by the coding sequence ATGAAGCCTAAAAGGAGATGCCAGCATTTACGCCTCACCCTGAATCCAACGAAGATTCAGCGTTCCCTTTCGCCCAGCGCCGCTGGCGGAGGAAGGGAACCGCAACTCTCCCTGGAGGGTGTCTTGAGAATCACACACACGTCAGTCCATCTTGGTATCTCGAGAGTCATTGTCACAGCGCTACTGCTGGCGGGAGGCCTCCTCGGCGGCGAGGCCTCCGCTGCCCATTTCACCGTCTTCGAGAGCGGCCAGGTGCGGCCCCTGGCCCTCTCGCCGGATGGCAAGCTGCTCTTCGCCGTCAACACCCCTGACAACCGTCTGGAAATCTTTCGCATCGGCAACAGCGGGCTGAGCCATCGAGGCTCCGTGCCCGTGGGCCTGGAGCCCGTGGCCGTCGCCGCTCGCACGAACGAGGAGGTCTGGGTCGTCAATCACCTGTCGGACAGCGTCAGCGTCGTTCGGGTGAATGACGAGGGCCAGGGGGGCGTGGTGACGCGGACGCTGCTCGTGGGCGATGAGCCTCGCGACATCGTCTTCGCGGGCCATGGCCGCAGGCGCGCGTTCATCACCGCCGCGCACCGCGGACAGAATGCTCCGTTCAATCCCCAGCTCACCACGCCGGGCATCGGCCGCGCGGACGTCTGGGTCTTCGACTCGGACAACCTGGGCAACACGCTCGGCGGCTCGCCCCTCAACATCCTGACGTTCTTCGCGGACACGCCTCGCGCGCTGGCGGTGACGCCCGACGGCTCCCGCGTCTACGCCGCGGCGTTCCACTCCGGCAACCGCACCACTGCGCTCCACGAGAACGCGGTCCCGGATGGCGGCGAGGCCGCGGGCGGCGTTCCCGGCCCCAACACCAACTACGCGGGGGTCCCCGCCCACGAGACGTCCATCATCCTCAAGCAGGAAGGACAGGAGTGGCTGGACTCGCTGGGCCGCTCGTGGACGTCCAAGGTCCGCTTCACCCTGCCCGACAAGGATGTCTTCGCCATCAACGCCATGGCGAACCCACCCGCGCCCGTCACGGGCCCCGGCGGCGTCTACTCCGGCGTGGGCACCATCCTCTTCAACATGGCCGTCAACCCCGCAAACGGAAAGGTGTACGTCAGCAACACCGATGCCCGGAATGACCTGCGCTTCGAGGGCCCTGGCACCTTCGCCGGCTCCTCCCTGCGAGGCCACCTGCACGAGAGCCGCATCACCGTGCTGGGCGCCTCCAGCGTCACCCCGCGCCATCTCAACAAGCACATCGACTACTCCGCCTGTTGCGCGCCCACGCCCAACGCCGAGAGCGAGAAGAGCCTCGCGCAGCCCACGGGCATGGCGGTGACGTCCGATGGCTCGACGCTGTACGTGGCCGCGTTCGGCTCTTCAAAGCTGGGCATCTACTCCACGGCGGCGCTGGAGACGGACACCTTCGTGCCCAGCAGCGCCAACCACATCGAGCTCACCGGCGGAGGTCCCACGGGCCTCGTGCTGGACGAGTCGCGCCGCCGCATCTACGTGCTGACGCGCTTCGACAACGCCATCTCCGTCGTCAACACCACGACACGCCAGGAGATCGCCCACCTGCGCATGTACAACCCGGAGCCTCGCAGCGTGGTGGAGGGCCGTCCGTTCCTCTACGACGCGCGCAACAGCTCCAGCCACGGCGACTCCTCCTGCGGCAGCTGTCACATCTTCGGCGACTTCGACAGCCTGTCGTGGAACCTGGGCAACCCGGACCTCGACGTGAAGGCCAACCCCAACCCCGTCGTCCCGAACCTGCCCGAGTTCGGCGATGACCCCACGTTCGGCCAGGACACGTCCTTCCATCCGATGAAGGGCCCCCTTTCGACGCAGAGCCTGCGCGGCATGGCCAACCACGGCCCCATGCACTGGCGCGGCGACCGCAACGGGGGCTTCACCGCCCCCAGCGCGCAGCCCAACAGCGGCGCCTTCAACGAGGCGGAGGGCTTCAAGCAGTTCAACCCGGCGTTCATCGACCTGCTGGGCCGCAGCGCGCAGCTGCCGCCCGAGCAGATGCAGAAGTTCGCCGACTTCATCCTCCAGGTCGCCTACCCGCCCAACCCCATCCGCAACCTCGACAACGTCCTGACGCCCGCGCAGCAGGCCGGCCGGGACTTCTTCGTGAACACCACGTCGTTCTTCCATGGCGCCTGCGCCGCGTGCCACGTCATCGACCCGAACGGGAACCCGGGCGAGGGCCCGTTCAAGGGGTTCTTCGGCTCGGACGGCAGGTCGTCCTTCGACGTGTCGACGTTCTTCCCCCGCGTGCCGCACCTGCGCAACGCCTACCAGAAGGTCGGCATGTTCGGCACGCCCGTCGTGTTCGGCAAGCAGCCCATCGACCCCTTCATGGGGGACCAGATTCGCGGCTTCGGCTTCAACAGCGACGGCTCCATCCCCACCCTGTTCAACTTCGGCAGCGGCTTCGACTTCGACCCCATCCAGAACGCCGTGGGCATTCCCAACACGCCGGAAGGCCACGCCATCAAGAAGAACATGGAGCAGTTCATGCTCGCCTTCGACACCAACCTGGCCCCCATCGTGGGCCAGCAGGTGACGCTGACGGCGGGCCTCTCCGCCATCGCCGGGCCGCGCATCAACCTGATGCTGGCGCGCGCCAACGCGGGCGAGTGCGAGCTGGTGGCCAAGGGCCGCTTCGGCCCTCATGAGGCGGGCTTCCTCTACGCCGGCGGCGGCCAGTTCACCGTCGACCGGGCGAACGTGGGCCCCGTGTCCGACGCGAACCTGCGCGCGGCCGCGACGGCGAACGGTGGAACGCTGACGTACACGTGTGTGCCTCCTGGCTCGGGCGTTCGCATCGGCATCGACCGGGACCTGGACGGCGCGCTGGACGGCGACGAGCGGCGCGTGGGGACCGACCCCGCGGACCCGCTGAGCCACCCGTGA